The nucleotide window TCGACACCAAATGCACGAACGCTTTCAATATGGCGTGCTAAGTTGGCAATCCCCGTTGTCACTGCTGCTGCATTTTCTATTGTTAGCTCCGATTTTGAAACACCGCCATGCATTTTTAATGCGCGAATTGTTGTCACAACAACGACTGCATCTGGAGAAATACCGCTTTGTCGCGCTTTAATGTTCATAAATTTTTCCGCGCCTAAATCTGCCCCGAAGCCAGCCTCTGTCACAACGATATCAGCGAGTTTACGCGCAGTCCCTGTTGCAATTACTGAGTTACAGCCATGTGCAATATTGGCAAACGGCCCACCATGAATCAATGCTGGCGTGCCACCAAGCGTTTGTACTAAATTTGGTTTAAATGCTTCTTTTAATAATAATGTTAAGGCACCTTCCACACCTAATTGGCGCACAAATACTGGCTCTCGGTCATATGTATAGCCAATTACGATATTTGCTAAACGCTGCTTTAAATCATCTACGCTTGTCGCTAAACAGAAAACCGCCATAATTTCAGACGCTACTGTAATATCGAAGCCATCCTCACGCGGCACGCCTTGTAAAGGACCACCTAAGCCGATTGTCACTTTACGCAGTGCGCGATCATTAATATCTAACACACGCTTCCAAATAATACGGCGTGGGTCGATGTTTAATTCATTGCCTTGATGGATATGATTATCAATAAGCGCTGCAAGGGCATTATTTGCCGATGTAATGGCATGTAAATCGCCTGTGAAGTGCAAGTTAATATCTTCCATTGGGACAACTTGCGCATAGCCACCACCTGTTGCACCACCTTTAACACCCATGACAGGTCCTAATGATGGCTCACGCAATGCGACCATAACATTATGCTTTAGTTGCTGAAAGGCATCGGCTAATCCAACTGTCACTGTTGACTTGCCTTCCCCTGCTGGTGTTGGGCTTGTTGCTGTTACTAACACGACTTTCCCTTTTTTCGTTGAAGCAATTTGATTGACATCAATTTTCGCTTTATAGCGGCCATATTGCTCAATCGCTTCTTCTGGAATGCCTGCTTTTTTCGCAATGTCCATAATCGGTTGCATTTTGGCATTTGTTGCAATTTCTAAATCGGATAAATATTTTGTCAGTGTCATCTTATTCCCTGCTTTCTATCCTTATTATTTTTATTATAAAGCATTTGCTACAAAAATAGCGGGGAAAAAGCGTCAAAATTCGCCAAATTATTGACATTCATACAGAAATCACGTATATTTAATGAATAGTTGTCTTAATTTTTCGACACTTTTCAATTCAATCCGCAAGTATGGGAGGCGATCGCTCATGCATCAAGGAAAGGTTAAATGGTTTAATAACGAAAAAGGCTACGGCTTTATCGAATGCGCGAACGGTGAGGATGTTTTTGTTCACTTCACTGGCATTATTGGAGAAGGCTTCCGTCAATTAGAAGAAGGACAAGAAGTA belongs to Lysinibacillus louembei and includes:
- a CDS encoding formate--tetrahydrofolate ligase produces the protein MTLTKYLSDLEIATNAKMQPIMDIAKKAGIPEEAIEQYGRYKAKIDVNQIASTKKGKVVLVTATSPTPAGEGKSTVTVGLADAFQQLKHNVMVALREPSLGPVMGVKGGATGGGYAQVVPMEDINLHFTGDLHAITSANNALAALIDNHIHQGNELNIDPRRIIWKRVLDINDRALRKVTIGLGGPLQGVPREDGFDITVASEIMAVFCLATSVDDLKQRLANIVIGYTYDREPVFVRQLGVEGALTLLLKEAFKPNLVQTLGGTPALIHGGPFANIAHGCNSVIATGTARKLADIVVTEAGFGADLGAEKFMNIKARQSGISPDAVVVVTTIRALKMHGGVSKSELTIENAAAVTTGIANLARHIESVRAFGVEPVIALNRFVADTEAELAVVLTWAKENDVRIALTNVWEQGGKGGIELAEKVLEVLAKEQNFHHLYELSETVEQKITKIVQKVYGGAGIHFTDSAQKQLMQIKKLGWDGLPVCMAKTQYSLTDQPSLLGRPENFTITIREIVPKLGAGFLVCLTGDIMTMPGLPKQPAALKMDVTADGRAEGLF
- a CDS encoding cold-shock protein produces the protein MHQGKVKWFNNEKGYGFIECANGEDVFVHFTGIIGEGFRQLEEGQEVAFEIVEGNRGPQAANVSKL